In the genome of Carnobacterium viridans, one region contains:
- the rpmG gene encoding 50S ribosomal protein L33, whose translation MRVNITLECTECKERNYISKKNKRNSPDRVEFKKYCPRERVVTLHRETK comes from the coding sequence ATGCGTGTAAACATCACATTGGAATGTACAGAATGTAAAGAACGTAATTACATCTCAAAGAAAAACAAACGTAACAGTCCGGACCGTGTTGAATTCAAAAAATACTGCCCGCGCGAACGTGTTGTAACTTTACATCGTGAAACAAAATAA
- a CDS encoding excisionase family DNA-binding protein: MYLTIEETAEYLDLSITDITRLIREKQIRTLSDGETTLIYKEQFNLYLQEIEKYKKDLQDYLNEPIPEDIDIKDED, translated from the coding sequence ATGTATTTAACGATTGAAGAAACCGCAGAATATTTAGATCTGTCCATCACCGATATTACACGTCTTATTCGTGAGAAACAGATTCGCACTTTATCAGATGGCGAAACCACTTTAATTTATAAAGAACAATTTAATTTATATTTACAGGAGATTGAAAAATACAAAAAAGACTTACAAGATTATTTAAACGAACCTATTCCTGAAGACATTGATATAAAAGACGAAGATTAA
- a CDS encoding ROK family glucokinase, producing MTKKIIGIDLGGTTVKFAILTSEGDIQQKWSLVTDARENGSKIVPAIVESINEQLEKYQLTPNDFIGIGMGSPGTVDRKAGTVIGAYNLNWKTIQPVKKMIEEGTGISFAIDNDANVAALGERWKGAGANEEDVVFITLGTGVGGGIIAGGRLIHGVAGAAGELGHITVDPDGYDCTCGKKGCLETVASATGVVRLARDFSEDYAGESQLKYNIDDGQLITAKDVFDFAKENDKLAVRVVEKVAYFLGLACASVANTLNPSTIVIGGGVSNAGVFLVDQIKMYFDQFTYPTIRETTKIRLAQLGNNAGVVGASSLIKEHLNGTL from the coding sequence ATGACAAAAAAAATCATTGGAATCGATTTAGGTGGAACAACTGTAAAGTTTGCAATTCTAACAAGTGAAGGGGATATTCAACAGAAATGGAGTCTAGTAACAGACGCAAGGGAAAATGGATCAAAAATTGTTCCAGCAATTGTTGAATCTATCAATGAACAGCTTGAAAAATATCAATTAACTCCAAATGACTTCATTGGTATTGGAATGGGATCGCCTGGAACGGTCGATCGCAAAGCTGGAACCGTTATTGGTGCGTACAACTTGAATTGGAAAACAATCCAACCTGTTAAAAAAATGATCGAAGAAGGCACTGGAATTTCTTTTGCTATCGATAATGATGCAAATGTAGCGGCTCTTGGAGAACGCTGGAAGGGTGCTGGAGCGAATGAAGAAGATGTTGTCTTTATCACTTTAGGAACTGGTGTTGGTGGTGGAATTATTGCTGGCGGCCGTTTGATTCATGGTGTTGCTGGGGCAGCAGGAGAACTTGGACACATTACAGTTGATCCAGATGGGTACGACTGTACTTGTGGAAAGAAAGGTTGTCTAGAGACCGTAGCAAGTGCTACAGGAGTTGTACGTTTAGCTAGAGATTTTTCAGAAGATTATGCTGGCGAATCACAGTTGAAATACAATATTGACGATGGTCAATTAATAACTGCCAAAGACGTTTTTGATTTTGCAAAAGAAAATGATAAATTAGCTGTTCGAGTGGTAGAAAAAGTAGCTTACTTTTTAGGTTTAGCATGTGCGAGTGTTGCAAATACGTTAAATCCATCTACCATTGTAATTGGCGGAGGTGTTTCGAATGCTGGAGTATTTCTAGTTGATCAAATCAAAATGTATTTTGATCAGTTTACTTATCCAACCATTCGTGAAACGACAAAAATTAGATTAGCTCAATTAGGAAACAATGCAGGAGTAGTGGGAGCTAGTTCTCTAATCAAAGAACATTTAAATGGAACGCTTTAA
- a CDS encoding peptidoglycan D,D-transpeptidase FtsI family protein has product MNKRISEKQKETLSGTELYQLQVDSVTDEDIQFTVEEQEAAAIFKRMNGGYALSTINIKSENVTNDEIAKVSENLLALPGIDTGTDWVRTYPEKDMLKSILGNVTSESEGLPENKAATYLAQGYARNDRVGKSDLELQYEEVLSGSKSKSETETNQNGDIVNTIQSYAGEKGDNLVLTIDMDYQKIVQDIAKQSVATESEGLNNSIYVVAADPNNGEILAMTGQKRNAKTGEIEDATLDIINSSFQMGSVVKPATVLAGYMDGAITLADNTLVDEPLQLAGAKPISSVFNRSGSIALNDITALERSSNVYMSKIALRMGGEYDYYKNMALDIDYKAVIKKMRNYYAQFGLGVKTGIDLPGEGSGFLGTADNPGLALQFSFGQYDTYTPIQLLQYVSTIANGGKRIAPRLIDEIRSTDANGNLGAVQTQLETEVLNIIDVGETEMGRVQQGMYQVTNGANGSATSYFRGAEYTVAGKTGTAEAPYYGDQTDRIGELTTNRTFVGYAPYDNPEIAVFVIVPYLPNTNTNHENTIVARKVLDAYFQVGDYKNLSGEIAEEHNEDTEE; this is encoded by the coding sequence GTGAATAAACGCATAAGCGAGAAACAAAAGGAAACTTTAAGCGGTACAGAACTTTATCAACTTCAAGTTGATAGTGTGACTGATGAAGACATTCAATTTACAGTAGAAGAACAAGAAGCGGCAGCTATTTTTAAACGAATGAATGGCGGTTATGCTTTATCAACAATCAACATTAAAAGCGAAAATGTGACGAATGACGAAATCGCAAAAGTAAGTGAAAATCTCTTGGCATTACCAGGAATCGATACGGGTACGGATTGGGTCAGAACTTATCCTGAAAAAGATATGCTTAAAAGTATTTTAGGGAATGTTACAAGTGAATCTGAAGGTCTGCCTGAGAATAAGGCAGCAACTTATCTAGCACAAGGTTACGCTCGTAACGATCGAGTCGGAAAAAGTGACTTGGAATTGCAATATGAAGAAGTTTTAAGTGGTTCAAAGTCAAAATCAGAAACTGAAACGAATCAAAATGGTGATATCGTCAACACGATCCAAAGTTATGCAGGCGAAAAAGGCGATAACCTCGTTTTAACAATAGATATGGACTATCAAAAGATCGTTCAAGATATTGCAAAGCAATCTGTAGCAACTGAAAGTGAAGGGCTGAATAACAGTATATATGTTGTGGCAGCTGATCCAAACAATGGTGAAATATTAGCGATGACCGGTCAAAAACGAAATGCAAAAACTGGAGAAATTGAGGATGCCACATTAGATATTATTAATTCAAGTTTCCAAATGGGTTCCGTAGTCAAACCGGCAACTGTACTGGCTGGATATATGGATGGGGCTATCACACTGGCAGACAATACGTTAGTTGATGAACCATTACAGCTCGCAGGTGCTAAGCCTATCAGTTCAGTATTCAACCGCTCCGGTAGCATTGCGCTTAATGACATTACTGCATTGGAACGTTCTTCTAACGTGTATATGTCAAAAATTGCCTTGCGCATGGGTGGAGAGTACGATTACTATAAAAATATGGCTTTAGACATCGATTACAAAGCAGTTATAAAAAAAATGAGGAATTATTATGCTCAATTTGGATTAGGTGTGAAGACAGGAATTGACTTGCCAGGTGAAGGTTCTGGATTTTTAGGAACAGCAGATAATCCTGGTTTGGCTTTGCAATTTTCATTTGGTCAGTATGATACGTATACTCCAATCCAATTGTTGCAATATGTATCCACGATTGCAAATGGTGGAAAACGGATTGCACCTCGTTTGATAGATGAAATCAGATCAACAGATGCAAATGGAAATTTGGGCGCTGTTCAAACGCAGTTAGAAACAGAAGTTTTGAATATTATTGACGTTGGTGAAACAGAAATGGGTCGTGTCCAACAGGGGATGTACCAAGTAACGAATGGGGCGAATGGTTCAGCCACAAGTTACTTTAGAGGTGCTGAATATACAGTTGCCGGTAAAACCGGAACTGCCGAAGCGCCATACTACGGAGATCAAACTGACAGGATAGGAGAGCTTACCACCAACCGAACTTTTGTTGGTTATGCTCCTTATGATAATCCTGAAATAGCGGTATTTGTTATTGTTCCTTATCTGCCAAATACGAATACCAATCATGAAAATACAATTGTTGCTCGGAAAGTTTTAGATGCTTACTTCCAAGTTGGCGACTACAAAAATCTTTCGGGAGAAATTGCTGAAGAACATAATGAAGACACAGAAGAATAA
- a CDS encoding aminotransferase class I/II-fold pyridoxal phosphate-dependent enzyme, which translates to MSWNKHYAPELIKKIETVEEKIKPIHDQIHEIAMFNQNKVLQSFRNKKITEQHFTPTTGYGYDDYGRDALEEVYAEVFGAEAGLVRPQIISGTHAISTALFGVMRPGDDLLYITGTPYDTLLEIVGVTGNGIGSFKEYQMGFDQVDLLSDGAVDFETIKEKINTKTKMVAIQRSRGYASRPSFTISQIEEMIQFVKGINPEIVVFVDNCYGEFVEEQEPIQVGADLMAGSLIKNPGGGLAKTGGYIVGRTELIDACGYRLTTPGIGREAGASLYSLQEMYQGFFMAPHTVGEAIKGAVYTAALLDTCGIESTPKWNDKRTDLIQMISLNDKEKMVKFAQTIQKYSPINAHVSPIGAYMPGYEDDVIMAAGTFIQGSSMELTADGPIRAPYTLYVQGGLTYEHVKLAVSSAVEELFF; encoded by the coding sequence ATGAGTTGGAACAAACACTATGCCCCCGAATTAATAAAAAAAATTGAAACAGTAGAAGAAAAAATCAAGCCTATCCATGATCAGATCCATGAAATAGCAATGTTTAATCAAAATAAAGTTTTGCAAAGTTTTAGAAATAAAAAAATTACAGAACAACACTTTACTCCCACCACAGGATATGGGTACGATGATTATGGCAGAGACGCTTTAGAAGAAGTTTATGCTGAAGTCTTTGGAGCTGAAGCGGGTTTAGTTCGACCACAGATTATTTCTGGGACACATGCTATCTCAACGGCTTTATTTGGTGTGATGCGCCCAGGAGATGATTTGTTGTATATCACTGGGACACCTTATGATACACTGCTTGAAATCGTGGGGGTTACTGGAAATGGCATTGGATCATTTAAAGAATACCAAATGGGATTTGATCAGGTAGATTTATTGTCAGATGGAGCAGTGGATTTTGAAACAATAAAAGAAAAAATAAATACGAAAACAAAAATGGTTGCTATCCAACGTTCTAGGGGGTATGCAAGCAGACCGTCATTTACGATAAGCCAGATTGAAGAAATGATTCAATTTGTTAAAGGAATCAATCCAGAAATTGTTGTTTTTGTGGATAATTGTTATGGAGAATTCGTGGAAGAACAAGAACCAATCCAAGTTGGAGCAGACTTGATGGCTGGATCATTAATCAAGAATCCAGGTGGAGGTTTAGCTAAAACAGGTGGATACATTGTTGGAAGAACAGAACTGATTGATGCTTGCGGGTATCGCTTGACTACTCCTGGCATTGGTAGAGAAGCTGGGGCTTCTTTATACAGTTTGCAGGAAATGTATCAAGGCTTTTTTATGGCTCCTCATACAGTGGGTGAAGCGATAAAAGGCGCTGTCTATACAGCTGCCCTTTTAGATACTTGTGGTATTGAAAGTACGCCAAAATGGAATGACAAGCGGACGGATTTAATTCAAATGATTTCGTTGAATGACAAAGAAAAAATGGTTAAATTTGCACAGACGATTCAAAAATATTCTCCTATTAATGCCCATGTTTCTCCAATTGGTGCTTACATGCCTGGTTATGAAGATGATGTCATTATGGCGGCGGGTACCTTTATCCAGGGCTCAAGCATGGAATTAACAGCTGACGGTCCTATTCGAGCGCCGTATACTCTATATGTCCAAGGTGGTTTGACCTATGAGCATGTCAAGTTAGCCGTTAGTTCTGCTGTAGAAGAACTGTTTTTTTAA
- the miaA gene encoding tRNA (adenosine(37)-N6)-dimethylallyltransferase MiaA, which yields MKENSVKKKKIIIIVGSTAVGKTSLSLSLAKAVNGEIISGDSMQIYRNLTIGTAKVSKEEQQEIPHYLIDEVDVETSYAVSDFQKRARFLIEEISARGKVPIIVGGTGLYIESLLYDVTFGGSGENDPAFREAQEAIAIEKGNHYLWEQLIKVDASAAENIHFNNRRRVIRALEVYHVTGQPFSSYQSERKEKELLYDAKIIGLTTDREELYQRINLRVDQMFEKGLIQEADWLYQRQLPDAQASRGIGYKELVPYFEKKATLQEAKEAIQQNSRRYAKRQLTWFKNRLENVVWFDLLASPEKEEHIKKEVKRFLRD from the coding sequence ATGAAGGAGAATAGCGTGAAAAAGAAAAAAATCATTATCATTGTAGGATCAACGGCTGTTGGAAAAACAAGTTTAAGCCTTTCGTTAGCTAAAGCTGTCAATGGTGAAATCATTAGTGGCGATTCTATGCAGATTTACCGCAACTTAACTATTGGAACAGCTAAAGTTTCCAAAGAAGAGCAACAAGAAATTCCGCATTACTTGATTGACGAAGTAGACGTCGAAACGAGTTATGCAGTATCTGACTTTCAAAAACGAGCACGGTTTTTGATTGAGGAAATCTCTGCAAGAGGGAAAGTGCCAATTATTGTGGGTGGTACGGGGTTATATATTGAATCGTTACTATATGATGTAACCTTTGGCGGAAGTGGCGAGAATGATCCAGCTTTTCGTGAAGCACAAGAAGCCATAGCTATAGAAAAAGGGAATCACTATTTATGGGAACAGTTAATCAAAGTGGACGCTAGTGCTGCTGAAAATATCCATTTTAATAATCGTCGGCGTGTCATTCGTGCTCTTGAAGTGTATCATGTAACTGGTCAACCCTTTTCTAGTTATCAAAGTGAGCGCAAAGAGAAAGAACTGCTCTATGATGCTAAAATTATTGGGTTAACGACTGATCGAGAAGAATTATATCAGCGAATCAATCTTCGTGTAGATCAGATGTTTGAAAAAGGGTTGATTCAAGAAGCTGATTGGCTTTATCAAAGACAATTACCAGATGCCCAAGCTTCAAGAGGAATCGGGTACAAAGAATTGGTTCCCTATTTTGAAAAAAAGGCTACTTTGCAAGAAGCAAAAGAAGCCATCCAACAGAACTCAAGAAGATATGCTAAACGTCAGCTTACGTGGTTTAAAAATCGATTAGAAAACGTAGTATGGTTTGACCTATTGGCTTCTCCTGAAAAAGAAGAACACATCAAAAAAGAAGTAAAAAGATTTTTAAGAGATTAA
- a CDS encoding YqgQ family protein encodes MRTLYDVQQLLKRFGIYVYIGKRMWDIELMMVELKKLHENGLIENDEYLPALLILKQEHRKEEEQSKK; translated from the coding sequence ATGAGAACATTATATGATGTACAGCAATTGTTGAAACGTTTTGGGATTTATGTGTATATTGGAAAACGAATGTGGGATATTGAATTAATGATGGTCGAGTTAAAAAAATTGCATGAAAACGGGCTAATAGAAAATGATGAATATTTGCCCGCTTTACTGATTTTGAAGCAAGAGCATCGTAAAGAAGAAGAACAATCAAAAAAATAA
- a CDS encoding rhodanese-like domain-containing protein produces MVWAGYEIYSYFRRKNASVELTEEEFKKDMRKVQLIDVREKKDYDAGHILGARNIPYSTLKTRIVEIRKDQPVYLYDHNKAVSLRAAVRLRKEGHTDIHHLKGGYRDWTGKTKATH; encoded by the coding sequence ATTGTATGGGCAGGTTACGAAATTTATAGTTATTTCAGACGCAAAAATGCTTCAGTAGAATTGACAGAGGAAGAGTTTAAAAAAGATATGCGAAAAGTTCAGTTAATTGATGTTCGTGAGAAAAAAGATTATGATGCTGGACATATCTTAGGAGCTAGAAATATTCCTTATTCAACTTTAAAAACACGCATCGTTGAAATAAGAAAAGACCAACCTGTTTATCTTTATGATCATAATAAAGCTGTTAGTTTACGAGCAGCTGTTCGTTTGCGCAAAGAAGGTCACACGGACATTCACCATCTTAAAGGCGGTTATCGTGATTGGACAGGAAAAACGAAAGCAACACACTAA
- a CDS encoding glycerophosphodiester phosphodiesterase has product MNHTEIIAHRGSRGTHPENTLEAIEEAVRVGSDGIEIDVHLSLDKEIIVIHDETVDRTTNGKGRVQDLTLTELKKLDAGSWLDPEYSNCCIPTLKEVFNFLAEVDYKGLVNIELKTDRYSYPGIEEKVLAFVAENSWPFTIEYASFNYQTLIRLKEVDPSCKIALLFENNGENLTFLDPDIPVKMWHPKLSWFKKESLFGTFEIPVRVWTVNKSEDIQFCLSKQVAGIITDYPQKALEIRNKW; this is encoded by the coding sequence ATGAACCATACGGAAATTATTGCTCATCGTGGAAGTAGAGGAACGCATCCAGAAAATACATTAGAAGCAATCGAAGAAGCTGTTCGAGTAGGAAGCGACGGCATTGAAATAGATGTGCATTTAAGTTTAGATAAGGAAATAATCGTTATCCATGATGAGACGGTTGATCGGACAACAAATGGAAAAGGCAGAGTTCAAGATTTAACGTTAACAGAACTAAAAAAATTGGATGCAGGCAGTTGGCTTGATCCTGAATACAGCAATTGTTGTATCCCCACTTTAAAGGAAGTTTTTAATTTTCTTGCAGAAGTTGATTACAAAGGATTAGTTAATATTGAGCTCAAAACGGATCGTTATTCATATCCTGGTATTGAGGAAAAAGTACTCGCTTTTGTAGCTGAAAATAGTTGGCCCTTTACTATAGAGTATGCTAGTTTTAATTATCAAACATTGATTCGACTAAAAGAAGTAGATCCTTCTTGTAAAATCGCACTATTATTTGAAAATAATGGTGAAAACCTCACTTTTTTAGATCCAGATATCCCAGTCAAGATGTGGCATCCTAAATTGAGTTGGTTCAAAAAAGAGAGTCTTTTTGGAACTTTTGAGATTCCAGTACGTGTCTGGACCGTCAATAAAAGTGAAGACATCCAATTTTGTTTAAGCAAGCAAGTAGCAGGTATCATTACTGATTACCCTCAGAAGGCTCTTGAGATCAGAAATAAGTGGTAG
- the hflX gene encoding GTPase HflX: METKETAETVERVILVGVQTRESDQDFRYSLTELAQLTETALGEVVGELTQKRDRVDSRTFLGKGKMEELISLVDELEVDTVIFNQGLTPGQTRNIQKLLLDDVKVIDRIQLILDIFAMRAKSKEGKLQVELAQLQYLLPRLAGQGINLSRLGGGIGTRGPGETKLETDRRHIRDQITDIKRDLSETEKHRSRTREQRKESGTFQIGLMGYTNAGKSTLLNKLTQADTYEENQLFATLDPLTRQLLLPSGMTVTLTDTVGFIQDLPTQLIESFKSTLEETKGVDLLLHVVDASAENMAGHEQTVVQLLKELGMESIPMITVYNKKDLVEDAFYPSLFPNVFISANNPEDIDQLLSEIMNKMKELMVPYRIEVDVSRGEQLVRLKRETLVDSEEYDEEKNIYVVKGYAKAESKWNGENQTS, encoded by the coding sequence ATGGAAACAAAAGAAACAGCTGAAACAGTAGAACGCGTCATCCTTGTAGGGGTACAAACAAGAGAAAGTGACCAAGATTTCCGTTATTCGTTGACAGAATTGGCACAATTAACAGAAACAGCTCTTGGAGAAGTAGTGGGGGAACTTACCCAAAAAAGAGATCGAGTCGATTCACGTACTTTTTTAGGCAAAGGGAAAATGGAAGAGTTGATCTCTTTAGTGGATGAACTAGAAGTAGACACTGTTATCTTTAATCAAGGTCTAACACCTGGACAAACAAGAAATATTCAAAAGCTTCTTTTGGATGATGTGAAAGTGATTGACCGTATTCAATTGATCTTAGATATCTTTGCTATGCGCGCTAAAAGTAAAGAAGGGAAATTACAAGTTGAGTTAGCTCAATTGCAATACTTGTTGCCACGATTAGCTGGTCAAGGAATCAACTTATCACGGTTAGGTGGAGGAATTGGAACACGTGGTCCGGGGGAAACAAAATTAGAAACGGATCGTCGTCATATTCGTGATCAAATTACTGATATCAAACGAGACCTTTCTGAAACTGAGAAGCACCGTAGTCGTACGCGTGAACAACGTAAGGAGAGTGGAACTTTCCAAATTGGTTTAATGGGGTATACAAATGCCGGAAAATCTACGTTGTTAAATAAATTGACTCAAGCAGATACGTACGAAGAAAATCAATTGTTCGCGACCTTAGATCCATTAACCCGTCAATTGTTATTGCCAAGTGGAATGACGGTGACCTTAACAGATACCGTTGGTTTTATTCAAGATTTGCCAACCCAATTGATTGAATCCTTTAAATCAACGTTAGAAGAAACGAAGGGTGTTGACCTGTTGCTGCATGTAGTAGATGCTTCTGCTGAAAATATGGCGGGACATGAACAGACAGTAGTTCAGTTGTTGAAAGAATTAGGTATGGAATCTATTCCAATGATCACTGTATACAACAAAAAAGATCTCGTTGAGGATGCATTTTATCCATCGCTTTTCCCTAATGTCTTTATCTCAGCGAATAATCCTGAAGATATTGATCAATTGCTATCTGAAATCATGAACAAAATGAAAGAATTGATGGTCCCTTACCGAATTGAAGTTGACGTTAGTCGTGGAGAGCAGTTGGTTCGATTAAAAAGAGAAACGTTGGTTGATTCCGAAGAATACGACGAAGAAAAAAATATTTATGTAGTAAAAGGCTATGCGAAAGCAGAGTCAAAATGGAATGGAGAGAATCAAACGTCATGA
- a CDS encoding rhomboid family intramembrane serine protease, with translation MKLKRFFRKPVVTYALLTIQILAFVLMTLDGGSTNVATLVKYGAKFNPYIVLGEWWRLITPMFLHIGFIHLLMNSVILYYLGEQLEGMFGHLRFAGIYLLSGIAGNLASFAFSDALSAGASTALFGLFGSTIMLGQTFKHNPAIQQMAKSFSMLIIINIVFGIFSSSIDMAGHLGGLLGGFLLATAISVPNPLKIWRNERLIYGGLFLLLVIILAYIGYRSTAVSLFGL, from the coding sequence ATGAAATTAAAGCGTTTTTTTAGGAAGCCAGTCGTAACTTATGCTCTTTTGACTATTCAAATTTTAGCGTTTGTTTTAATGACGTTAGATGGTGGAAGTACTAACGTTGCTACATTAGTAAAATATGGAGCAAAGTTTAATCCGTATATTGTTTTAGGAGAATGGTGGAGATTAATTACACCCATGTTCTTGCATATTGGATTTATTCATTTATTAATGAATTCGGTGATTCTGTATTACTTAGGCGAACAATTAGAAGGGATGTTTGGTCATTTACGATTTGCTGGAATTTACTTGCTTAGCGGTATAGCTGGAAATCTTGCGAGTTTTGCATTTAGTGACGCATTATCCGCTGGTGCGAGCACTGCTTTATTTGGCTTATTTGGGTCGACTATTATGCTGGGGCAGACGTTTAAACACAATCCAGCAATCCAGCAAATGGCAAAAAGTTTTAGTATGTTGATTATTATTAATATCGTATTTGGAATATTTAGTTCCTCAATTGATATGGCAGGACATCTTGGGGGATTGTTAGGCGGTTTCTTACTTGCCACAGCAATCAGTGTGCCTAACCCGCTTAAAATATGGCGAAATGAGCGCTTGATATATGGTGGACTGTTTCTATTATTGGTTATTATTCTAGCTTATATTGGTTACCGAAGTACCGCTGTCTCTTTATTTGGACTTTGA